The genomic DNA ttaaaaaaaaaaaaattctgttcacATGACCAAACCGGctttttcgatttaaagggctctttaatctgatttttttattctacCTCGGCAAGTGAAATAATGCTTAAATCGACATTGCAATCctgggttaaaggtattgtggaagCAATTCAATGTTATTGCCTCcgagagctatcccagaatgctcccttgtgaccgctctggacaacactctcaactccgatgcactagccaggtgggcaggaaaagccccgggaacttttgaatttcatttcctgattGGCCATCATCAGTACAGGTGATAGTCAGCACAGCCCACCCTCACAGGccaccatgcagagtccaccatcacaagagatcacaCAGTCCCAGATTCAcagacgagctccagcatggtccagacaggaggtactggatctcatcacatgttggggagatgagtctgttatggcagaactatgttccaaaaaaaggaacacaAATACATACATTAAAGTctccaggtccaggatggaaAGAGGCTATctagggacacagagcagtgtcatacaaaaatcaaggagctcaggcaagcgtaccaaaaagccaggaAGGCGAATgggtgctctgggtcacagccccatacattccacTTCTACCATGAACTCCATGCAATTATGAGGGGTGATGCCACCACTACctcaccactgtccatggacacctgcaaggggggagttgcacggagtgaggaggaagagtcattggaggatgaagaggaggaggaggacagtgcacaggctGCAAATGGGGAGTCCATTTCCCCCCTTAGCCAGAAACTATTCTTAACAGTGGAGCCAAGAGCCTATCCCCACTCCCAAggtgaccctggagaaggtacttctggtgagtgacaGCCTGATCGGGGCCACATTGTGGGTGGGTGTCAGGGGTAGGTTGTGCGAAGTGGtcatcccagagagcccgcaggccctccttttatatggcaaacccaccaggcattgcttgctatgggaaaggaggcccagcagtttgaaagcattgaaatgaatgtagaagaagcagaaccctgcatgcccctaggctgcctgcaagctgaattctgttgcctggccatgtgtgatggcttactcacaccaaagtgtcccctttgttctctgaaatgaaTCTTTTAAAAGACTACCCTCCCTTTTGCTCCTCCTgtaggtgcaaatgtttcaacatgGCCTCTATCTACTCTGTCTCAAAGGCTGGTCCAGTTTAGAAGGCAGAAAATATGAGCTCAggatgcagggccgcccagaggattcagggggccttgggcaaagcaattttgggggccccttccataaaaaagttgcaatactatagaatactatattctcatgggggcttggggcaaattgccccacttaccttccccccccaggcagccctgttgAGAGGACACATTCGCAgtgctcatgcagtcctcccacactaaTAGGGCTCAGCTGAATaagtggaggcaaacaattgtggagtcccataaagcattacaggaacatgatgagagcaggcaggatgctatggtcaagctcatgggggagcaaactgacttGCTGCCCTGTATGGTGAATCTAatgcgggaaaggcagcaagatcaCAGACTGCTGTTGCAGCctctgtataaccaccctccctcctccccaagttccacagcctcctcagccagatgcccaagaacatgagGGGAGAGGCTACAGGGACCCACACACTCAATCCCAGAGGATTGTCCAAGcaccagaaagctggcatatgtgaaattttgatttggtttctggacttgtctccctcctcctccacccccctaaaCCaatacctcccctcccccagcctaccttctgatttctctcaatgtgttgtgcaacaaataataaagaacagcttttaaacaattttgactttatttcctttcatatatataggggGCAAGTAAcctcaagagaaacaaacacaactgtcacaccgtaccctggccagtcatgaaactggctttcaaagcttctctgatgctaagtgcgccctgctgtgctcttctaatcactttGTTGTCTGGCTGTGTAAAATTGGCAGCCAGGCGAGTTGCCTCAATCTCCaaccccgccataaatgtctcctccttactctcacagatattgtggagcacacaacaagcagcaataacgttgggaatattggttgtgctgaaaTCTAACCAAGTCAGTTAACTGcgccagcgccctttcaaacatccaaaagcacattctaccaccattttccacttgctcagcctatattTGAactgctcctgactactgtccagggtgcctgtgtaagGCTTCATAAGCCATAGCATTAAGggttaggctgggtccccaaggataacggtcggcatttcaacatctccaacagtaattttctggacTGGGAAGTGAGTCCCTTCCTGTAGCTGTTCAAATAGACCAGAAATCCTGAAGACATGAGTGTCAAGCATCTTTCCTGGCCATgccacattgatgtcagtgaaatatcccttgtgatccaccagtgctagcagtaccatggaaaagtaccccttgtggtttacgtactggctgctctggtgtgctggggccaagatagggatatgggttccgtctatcgccttgccgcagttagggaaccccagggCATTAAAGCCATTCACAATGATCTGCACATTTCCCGAAGTCACTACCCTTAATAGCAACTGGTcaatgattgtgttggctacttgcagcatgtcatagcattccttctcagatctgaaccttagagttcagaaaatgagatactagcacctgaatcctctaagcttaattaccagcttagatctgatagcgctgccaccaccccaaaatatagtgttttggttcACTCTaacctccccagccttccctggggaccccaaaaacccaggtcccttgggttcttaaaacaagaaggaataaaccattcccacacctttccccctcccagattttccctccctgggctatcctgagagatactgatccagcctcttaaatcaccatacagagaagcatgtcccttcccttccacaaagaagcaaagagattcaaggaaaacaaagagagattctatttctccccctcccgtctcccccccccaactgtcctggtgagttatcccaatcccctggaataacacaagggaaacaaggaaaaaaaatcaatcaggttctctaaaaaaagaaatcttttaataaaagaaaggaaaaagtaaagaattatctctgcaactttaagatgtaaatattacagggtcctatagcttacagacacctgaaagagactttccccccagtaccaatgcaaatcaaaatattcccagcaactacacatataaaagttaaccagccagatccacaatcgcaaatagagtaaaacaatcaaaaagcttAAACTGCctatttttacttactatttgaaaagaaacttagagagcctgtagtaacgtctggtctctctcagaccctatgagagaagaacacacaatggacaaagaacacacacaaaagcttccctccgcccaaatttaaaagtatcttgtcttctgattggtcttctggtcaggtttcccgttccctgcttgtaaccctttacaggtacaagagacattaacccttaacaatctgtttatgacacagcacTGCAGCCTCTACAGTAGGTTTGCCCACTctaaactgattcctgactgaccggtagctgtcgggctttgcaagcttccacagtgctatggccactcgcttctcaactgtgagggctgctctcattatGGTGTCtttgctcttcagggcaggggatagcaagtcataaagttccatgaaagtggccctacgcatacgaaagtttctcagccactgggcatcatcccagacctgcaatacTATGCGGTCTCATCAGTCTGTGCTTTTTTCTCGGGACCAGAATCAACGTTCCACTGCATGAACCAGGTCCTATACCACCATACTCTCCCAATCACCACATGCCATGCATCTAGGAATATttgtgtctatgtcctcatcagttTAGTAATCACACTGTCTTCGCTTCCTCGCCCGGTTTTtcaggtactgcacatactgtTGGATAATGCACTGGGTATTTACAATGATTAAAACTGCAGTGGaaatctgagcgggctccattcTTGCCGCAGTATGGCGCTTGCATGGGTAATCATGGAAAAAGGATGTGAAACGAGCTCTTTGGTTCAAGATGGCAGATAAAAGGTGgcaaatggttgtcttctgtagctttcacggaGTCAGGAACCTCGCTAGAACTTcaagagtgggagagcagagtttgcagcaGAAAATGGAGCAGAGTTTGTGGCAAAAGCTGTGCAACTCTGTTCACGAAGGCCGAAAAATGGCTGGGATTTGTTACCGTCTGTAGCTTCcatgggagcccaggacagacaacatggaaaaagcggAGGAAGAGGTGTGGATCTGTTCACAGTAGccaaaaaaaggcaggaaatggttaGCTGAAAGAGTACATAGAAAGACGAGAGAACATGCAAGGTGgtaccaggagacaggcagtgcaccgtgctgcaccatctgctggcagCATGGCGTCTACTGTAGCTTTCACGGTGAGAGGAGCAAGTGATGGCACACACccagaaaaacctgagagaatGATTTTGCCCCATCacgcactgggagcttaacccataattccaatggaaggcagagactgcaggaactgtgggatagcttcccacagtgcactgctctgacattcgatgctagcctcagtactgtggatgcactccgccaAACTCACGTGCTTTAGTGGGGACGCACAACACtgaatgtataaaatcgcttccgaaaattcaaataaaatacgttcaaattaattttgtacagtagatgtacccttagtcctggctggagtgcaggggactggactaggtgacctgttgaggtcccttaAAGTCATactcttctatgagtctatgaatgggAAAGACAGTTGCCTTGGATTATAGGAATTTGTTTCAAAGTCATGAATGTACtgatgtattttcacagggactCACTCACATGAGCTCTTCACTCAaactttgcaccagtttaactattTTGGTTAGAGCTGTGACTTTGTTACCTCTAGTGCAGACACAGTTTTCCTATAAAAAGATGCCTTATACCGGTATcgcttattccccttcccatatgTGAATGAGCTATGCCGACATGAGCACCTTTACATCAGTATAATTGCATCCAGTCGGTGTaggtgatgggacacctcatggGGCCCCGGAGGACTCAGGGCAGCCCAGAAAGCAGCCCCTCAACTCAGTTTCCCTTCTTCGTTCCCCATATAATGGAGGAATTCCCCTAGCCTCAAGGTTTTCCCTGCAGCAGCCTCTCTCAGTCTCTCAAGTCTCACTTCAGCCTCCTGAGCTGGCCCCCTTCTGCCCTTTATTGCACATTGTCTGATTCCTCTCAGCGGGGCATCTTTTCtaatcagggctggcttggcCCCAGGATCTCAGACTAGGGCACGTGGCCCTGTCATAGACAGGGATAGGCTGATACAGTTAAAGTGGTGCAACTTCTATGTGCAGACAAACCTTCACACATGTATTCTTCACACTGGTTAAGAAGGGGATAAATAACAGGAGGTATGACAACAAAGACGACAGAAAGAGAAGAGTTAGTTTAGTTCTTTTATTGCATGATGCTTTTGGTAACAGACACAATTATTAGGGTCTCCCAGAAAATGGTAAAACCTGAGAAGAAACTGGTGGGAAACATCGCCTTAGAGTGGCAGGAATTCTCAGGGCATTGGTTTGGCTATAAATGTACAGGCTGGGTTTTCCCATAAGAGGCTgatgttaggcacccaaatcctatGCACAgtaaatgggagttgggcacctaaccaCACTTAGGTGTCATTGTCAATTACAACTGGACATGGTGGAGCGGACAGTGCACTGGACTAGGGCTTTGGATAACTGGTTTCTATGCCTGTCCCTGCCACTAGCCCACTGAGTGACTCTGGGCAGGTCACGTCACCTCTTTCTGCCTTCGTTTCCCAGCTATAACGTGAGGATAAGGATGTGGAACAGGGCTAGAGTCACAAAGTTTCCACTTTAGGCCCCTGAATCCCAGAATCCAGCCCCCTGGGATTCACACaaccctgctcagctgcctgCAAACCCTGTAGGAAGCTAAGTGTTTGCATTAAAAGGGCCATAGGCCTCTATGTCTCTGCCTCTGGACCTTCCCCGTGCAGCTCACACCAGGCACCTGGCCGCTGAGGCCCCAGAGCGATGCATGGACACAGGGAAGATAGGTGTTCCTGTATCTCGCTTACCTGCTGGGCTCAATCCAGCAAGCGAGGTGcccagatacttttgaaaatctcactgggCACCTAAGTATCCTGAAAAACTGGCCCTAAATCATTGTTGAAAATAAGCAGCCTAGGCTGGTGTCCTGTGTCCTGTAGCACAGGTTAGAGGGTTTCCTTTTGCTTTTCTGTTCCTTTGGAAAGAAACTTGGGAATGAAAGACACTGAGAAACAAAAGTTAATTATAGAATTGCCTAACACTGGGGTTCCACGTGGACATTGCAACACTATATTTTTATAATGTAGGAATCACACGTTTTGTGTGTGTGACTATGTGTAGAATTCTCTCACTCTACAATGAGAGAATGCTCAGTGTTCCCGCTGAGTTCATTTTGCTCGCACCCTCTAACTGAGCACAAACTCCTCTCATTGTTTGAAATTTGGGCAGCCAGAAGTTCAAGTCTCCCACCAGCCCAGTAGTACCCATCTGTGGAATCTTATAAAAGTCTCCTAAAAAGAATAGGGTCACAGGATTAAAGAGGTCTTTCTGTCTCCACTTTCTCCCATGGCTGTGACTCTAAGAGCATGACACAAAACCCAAAGAAATAAAGGGGAACATTTCCTCGGACTACAGCAGGCTTCGGTTCAGGCCCCAAGCCACCCTATGGTATGTCTATTTCATTTTAACCTAAGGAAACTGATTGGATAGCATCGTCCAAACATGAATTTCCTGCTAGCTTTCCTCAGGGCCTCCTTgatctctttgtttctcaggctgtagatgaggggattgaCCAGAGGAGTCAGGACAGTGTAGACGACAGAGAGAACTTTCTTGAAGTCTCTCAGTGTGTTGGTCGTTGGGAACATATAGGCAATCAGTAGAGTTCCATAAAAGATGGACACtacaatgaggtgggaggagcaggtggaaaaggacTTTTGCCTCCcagtggtggaagggattctTAGGATGGTCACAATGATGCAGATGTAGGACATCAAGGTAAGTAGGAATGGGACCACTAAGAAAATCAAGCATAGTGTTAAAGCCAACatttccatcagctgaggatcatTGCAGGAGAGATTTACCAGAGGGATAAGATCGCAAAAGAAATGGTCAATGTCTTTGGAGCCACAGAAAGTTAACTGGGATATCGACAAGGTTATTATGCCACTACATAGAAAGCCACCTGTCCAAGAGCCACCTGCAAGCTGGAAGTATAACCTGCCACTCTTACGGGTTGCATAGTGCATTGGATTGCATAttgctaaataccgatcataagacatcactgATAAGAGAAGGCATTCCGTGGCAATcaaagaagcaaaacaaaaatattgtgtGAGACACCCACTAAATGAAATGGTTCTATTctcagtcaggagactggccagcatgctgggcaggatggtggaggtgtagcaggtctccaagcaggacaagttccccaggaagaagtacatgggggtgtgaaggtgctgatcaatTACAACTAGCACTATgatgaggatgttcccagccaTGGTTGTAATGTAGATCAAGAGAAACAGCAGGAAAATAAGGATTTCCAGATGAGGAAGAGTCCCAAATCCCAGGAGGTTGAATTCTGCTACGGACGTTTGATTTCCCTTTTCAGGTTTCGTCATAGGTTGTGTCCACGGGAAGGAAATTCACTCTAGGATATAAATGAAGAACATTCACTCAATAAAATGTCAGCATTGTTTTCATTGTCCCTGCAGCTGGCTAACAGAACAATAGCTGATTAGAGAGTGGAGGCTAGGGGAGGAGAAATGGGGAAAATGCCATCTCACTTGACCCCGGGGGACAGATTTGATATATGAGCAGACTGCAGGTTAAACAAAATGTTAATCTCTCTGGAAACCTGTGTAATAACTGGACAGATCACACCAAGCACTCAAGTACTGTGATGATGGGGCTCATGTACAACAGTACAGGAACACAGATAGATATTGATTCCAACAGTCACAAGTTTTACTTCCCGGTGTATCAAAACAGAGCAGTGTCCTTTGAGAGGTTGCAGTTCCACTGCTGAAATGGgtcaggattttttattttaggtGAAGCCACAGAAAAGAAGCAAACCAAGTAAATAAGACTGGGGTTTGTAATGTTTGAGCGGCCAACTCCAAGTGAGTTGCAGTGGAAATGGAAATAACGCTAACCCTAACTCTATTAGCACCCTTTGCAAGTTTTTATCCTAAACAGACAAATGCCTGTTGTTCCGTAGGACAATATTTCATTGTCCTGTAGCAGGACACTCTACACATAGACCCTGTACTATTATATTTTCCCCATTTCTCCTCattattcattaaaaataaacaaataaaccaaAAACCCTCTAGCTAGAAACCACCATTATAGATTGAAATTTATCCTCTATTGCAAGaaaaaaatctgtataaaatTTGAAATCTTTATAAAAAGTGTTCTATTTTCATATTATGAGAGTGGTGTGGAACCCAAATTTCCCTTTAATTGTCAAGTTCATGATTTCAAAATGTTGGTTTTTATTCcaattttatctttaaaaaattaattatctatttttaatttgatttcttgattttcattttatattatttttatgttattttatatttgtattgtaTTTTCTTTGACAcaataattacatttttataataatttaaattttctattttaacattttataaaaCTATATAACCACTTTTTTTCCAAAGCAAAATTTTGTAGAAATTGGTGTGTTCCCATTGAACATTTTGATCATGAACGGATGACTTCTGATGCAAAAATGtaggatcagatttttttttcaggtctacattttattcttttcttctttAACATTGGTTAAATAAacattaattttctctctccctttttgttTGTGGCTGTCTAGTCTGCAATAATTAATCCTTATTAACTGCTAAGTGAGGATCTGATCCTACCCAATGTTACTTTTACAAACCAGAATATTTCTGTTCAGTCTGAGCCTTCTCTTGAAGTCAAAGataaaatttccactgacttcggGGACTAGaccctttgatttcagtagggtTTGGACAGCTAACGCCTTGAGCCTTCTTTGACACTTGCAGCTCGGCTCGGAAGGATTCGGTTTCAATCGCTGGACATCAGTAAATGTTGCTATCTACTGAGACACTGAAATCAACAATAGAAACGATTGGTTACAGGCGGCATTATCGCAGCCTCCTTCGCGCCGTGCTCCAGCAGGGATGAGAGTCACCAGACCCGTGGCCAGGCAGGGACCCTCCACACCCAGCTGTCACTGGGGTGAGTGAGTGGGGCAATGGCAGCTGAGATGCACAGAGCTCCCTGCACGGCCGTGGGGCTGGTGACACCCATCCCTGGTGTCAGATGCAAGGCGCAGGGCAGGCTGCGGTCCTGGCAGAACTGAACAGAGACCCCCCAAGGCTGGGCTGTGAGAAAGAAGAGTCTGTGGCTATTGGGGAGGCCACCTCGGTGCTGGATGGCTTCTGCCCATTGAGGCAGCCAGTCAGGGAGGGCTCCCCATCAGCTGGGGACTtgttatcctcctcctcctcctcctcctagccCTGGCTATGGATCTCTGCTCCACTGGGCCAGGGCAGTTACCTTCTCTGCCCCTTGCACCTTGGTGGTGCACGGAGCCACCAGTATCCTATTGGTCAATGCTGGGAGCCCCTGGAGCCTGGCTGTAAGTGCTGCCTGAACCCtgaccccacccccgccccctgctgaATTTCCTGCAACAGTAAAaattaaaacagtttaaaatgggggaggggtgttaaTAAAAATCAACATTAGTCATGAaaactgggaggtgggggggagggggaatggattCTGCCAAGCGAATTTATTGCCAATGTCTCCTCCCTAGCACTGAGCACAGCAGGAAACATCAGCTCTGCTCCACCCAGAACATCTCCCTGACCCTCTCCATGCCCCAGCGAGGTCTGagccagaaagaaaagtaaaatccTGTGCATGGAGGGAAGCTTAAAGCGGAATAAAGGATGTTCCAGTGTTTGAGGAGCTCGTCTTGGACTTGGGCAATGTTAATTCAATTCCCTCCCTAGTCATAAACTCCTCATGTGACTTTCAGGCCAAATTATCAAAGCTTTCTAGGTACAAAAAATGCTTATTGGTCCTTGAGTAGTAAGTGCGGCACCTAACACTCATCAATTGCAAATCCcacttgggggtgtgtgtgtgtctttgggttctgaaacacctCTATACATCTGTCCTTCTGGGTGTCAGGTCCCTGTCTTTAAAGCAGGGATAATAGCACCTCACAGGGCGATGGG from Gopherus flavomarginatus isolate rGopFla2 chromosome 12, rGopFla2.mat.asm, whole genome shotgun sequence includes the following:
- the LOC127032818 gene encoding olfactory receptor 11A1-like, with amino-acid sequence MTKPEKGNQTSVAEFNLLGFGTLPHLEILIFLLFLLIYITTMAGNILIIVLVVIDQHLHTPMYFFLGNLSCLETCYTSTILPSMLASLLTENRTISFSGCLTQYFCFASLIATECLLLSVMSYDRYLAICNPMHYATRKSGRLYFQLAGGSWTGGFLCSGIITLSISQLTFCGSKDIDHFFCDLIPLVNLSCNDPQLMEMLALTLCLIFLVVPFLLTLMSYICIIVTILRIPSTTGRQKSFSTCSSHLIVVSIFYGTLLIAYMFPTTNTLRDFKKVLSVVYTVLTPLVNPLIYSLRNKEIKEALRKASRKFMFGRCYPISFLRLK